From the genome of Streptomyces spinoverrucosus:
CTGCGCGAGGCCGCCGCCTCCGCCGACGCCCTGCTGCTGTTCACGCCCGAGTACAACGGCACCATCCCGGCCGTGCTGAAGAACGCCATCGACTGGCTGTCCCGCCCGTACGGCGCCGGCGCGCTCACCGGCAAGCCGGTCGCCGTGGTCGGTACCGCCTTCGGCCAGTACGGCGGCGTCTGGGCGCAGGACGAGACCCGCAAGGCGCTCGGCATCGCCGGCGCCAAGGTGCTGGAGGAGGTCAAGCTCTCCATCCCGGGCTCGATGACCCGTTTCGCCGCGACCCACCCGGCCGACGACGCCGAGGTCGCCGCGCAGCTCACGGAGGTCGTGGCGCGCGTGCACGGGCAGGCTTCCGCGCAGGCCGCCTGATCGCGGGCCCCTGGACCCGGCCGGCTCCGACCCGACATGAGCGGGGGTCGGAGCCGGCCGACTGCGTCCGGGCGCCGGGCTCCCCTGCTTGACGCCGATGAAGCCCACCGCGATGGTCACGTCCCCACCGTGGAGTGGCGGCGGAGGAACCGGTCGAACGCCTCCGTCACCTGCTGGTCCGTCGCCTCGGAGATCTCCAGCACGTCGTCCTCCAGCGTCAGGCGCAGCGACGGACGCCTGCCGTGGCACCGGCGCCGCCAGTCGCGGACGACGTTCAACACCTGACTCAGCCCGGTGGCGGCACCGCCCAGGTTCACCAGCAGGGCACCGATCAGGGCGATCTCTCCGGCCCGCGCGCCGGGCGGCACCGTCGGGCCGGCGACGGCCGTCACATCGTCCACATCGAGCTGGAGCTGGAGCAGTTCCTCGCGCAGATATCCGGTGAGTTTCGCGATGTGCTCGGCTTGTGCCCCCTCCTCGGAGAGGAGGATCTGCAACTGAGTTTCCACCGGGAGCCCCTTTGTTCGTGCTCGTCGGGGCGGCACGGAGTTCGCAGGTCAGTGGCTCCGCGTCATGAGTCCAGTCTCTGCCGTGCGGCCTGTGGTGGCAAACCAGTCCGCCCGCTGCCGCTGCCTCGTGGAGCGAGCCGGCACGACCACGCACGCGGCGCCGGAGGCGAGTGCGCCCTCGTACCGCGCCCAACCACCCCAGCCCCGGCCGCTGTTGCGACCGGACCTCAGTGATCGGCGTGCGCGAGTCCACCCTGCGCTTCGGCCGGGACCTGGCGCGGCGGCGGTTTCGGGCGCACGGTGGGGAGTGGCGGGGAAACACCGTCGTACGGAAGTGATCACGATGGAAGCCAAGCAGTGGACCGTGCGGATCTACATCACCGAGGACGGTGACGACACGCGCGCGCGTGCCGTGCTCAGCACCGGCGAGACATCGACCGTCATCGGCAAGGGCGTGGCCCGGCGCAACCCGATCGACCGGCCCGTTCCCGAGATCGGCGACGAACTCGCCGCCAGCCGCGCCCTGGAGGACCTCGCCGTCCGGCTGCACGACGTGGCCGCCGACGACATCATCGAGCTGGCCGGGCCGGTCCTGAGGTGACGGCGTGGGTGACCGGCCCGGTGTGCGGGCCGGTCACACGCGTTGCGGTACGACCGCCACCGGGCAGGCGGCGTGGTGCAGCAGGGTGTGGTTCACCCGGCCCAGCTGCAGTCCGAAGTGGCCGGACCTGCGCCGCGCGCCGACGATGACGAGGTCGGAGGCGGCCGAGCGGTGCACGAGCACCTTGCGGGCCGGGCCCTCGACGGTCGTACGGCTCACCCGCACGGCCGGGTGGTCGGCCGTCACGTCGGCCAGCAGCGCGTCGAGCACGGCCGAGGCCTGCTCTTCGTGCTGCCGCTCCGGCTCCTGGGCCGACGTCGAATGGTCGATGGCCTCGTACGCGGGGCGGCGCCAGGTGCGTACGACGTCCAGGATGCATCTGCGGGCCTCGGCCTCGCGGAAGGCGAACCGCACGGCCTCGCCGCACGTCTCGGGCTCGCCCGCGCCGAGAAGGATCCGCCCGTGGGTGCCGGCCAGGCCGACCCGGTCGCCCCGGACCACGATGACCGGGCAGCCGGCGCGGGCCGCGACGGTGAGGCCGACGGAGCCGAGCAGCAGCCCTCTCAGCTCACCGCGCCCGCGTGAGCCGGTGACCAGGGCGGACGCGTGACGGCCGGCCTCCAGGAGGGCGGACACCGCGTCCGCGGGGATCACGTCGGAGGTCATCTTCACGTCGGGGTTGCGCGTGCGGGCGCGCTCGGCGGCAGAGCCGACGATGTGCTCCGCCAGCACCTGCTCCGCGGGGCGTTCGAGGCTTGTCTCCGGGACGACGCCCTCGTAGCGCTCCCACAGGCAGGCGTAGACCAGCCGCAGCGGCAGACCGTGCCGGGCGGCCTCGTCCACGGCCCAGTCGACCGCATCGAGACTCCCGTTCGATCCGTCGACGCCCACGACCAGGGGCAGCTCCATCGTCCCCACCGCCTTTCATCGGGCAGTCGTCCGGCCCCACTGTTACTGTCGCATCCCTCGATCTCGGCAGGTAGTGCGCTTCATCCCGAGTTGGGGCATTCGCCCCCTGGGCCCGCCATGCCCGGCTCGTCGAACTCGGCAACACCGCCGGAATGGCAGCCACTTGGGCCGACCGGCCCGGCCCGGTCTCCGGAACGGCCCATGCCGGGGATCGGGTTGAGGTGTGGGCCCGTGGGCCCGTGGGAAGGGTCCGACGTACCCGGTGATCGGGGTCGCTCGGTGCATGACCGAGCCGCCGGTCGCGGACAAGGCTTGCGTACGCGGAGCGCGGACCGGCGGACCGCGGCGTACGACCGAGGAGGCGATCATGAAGCGGATCCAGCAGGAAAAGCGCCCCCGGCCTCCGCGCCGCCCGGCGGCCCTCGACCTACGGACGCCTTCGGGGCGCCCGCTGCCCTACTGAGGGCCCGATCGGTGCCGAACGACCCTGGCGCCCGCGCCGTCCGCGTGGTGTGCTGTATGTGGCGGGAAGGACTTGAGAAAGACGCGGGGAAGCGGCCCTCACCGCGCACCGCGCAATCAGGATCCGCGAGAAGTGGATGTCCTTCCCGTCCCTCATGCCCGGTCAACCGGAGTCCTCAGCCGTCCCAGGACCAGTCGGCGACCTCGGGCAGGTCGGTGCCGTGGGCGCGGATGAAGTCGTGGTGCCGCAGGCGGGCGTCCTCCATGCGCTGGCGTACGGCCGCGGCGCGCACCGCGAGGCCGGGGACGCGGTCGATGACGTCCATGACCAGGCGATAGCGGTCGAGGTCGTTGCGGACCACCATGTCGAACGGTGTGGTCGTGGTGCCGATCTCCTTGTAGCCCCGCACGTGCATGTTCTTGTGACCGGTACGCCGGTAGGCCAGGCGGTGGATCAGCCAGGGGTAGCCGTGGTAGGCGAAGATCACGGGCTTGTCCTGGGTGAAGAGGCCGTCGTACTCGAAGTCGGTCATCCCGTGCGGGTGTTCCTCGCTCGGCAGCAGGCGCGCGATGTCGACGACGTTCACGACGCGGACGGCGAGCCGGGGCAGCTGGGCGCGCAGCAGCCGGGCGGCGGCCAGCACCTCCTGGGTGGGGACGTCGCCCGCGCAGGCCAGCACGACGTCCGGCTCCCGGGTGTCGTCCTCGGTGCCGGCCCAGTCCCAGATGCCGGCCCCGCGGGCGCAGTGCACCCGGGCCTGGTCCATCGACAGCCAGTCGAAGCAGGGCTGCTTGCCCGCGACGATCACGTTCACGTAGTCCCGGCTGCGCAGCGCGTGGTCGGCCACGGAGAGCAGCGTGTTGGCGTCCGGCGGCAGGTAGACCCGTACGACCTCGGGGCTCTTGTTGAGGATGTGGTCGACGAAGCCGGGGTCCTGGTGGGAGAAACCGTTGTGGTCCTGGCGCCACACATGGGAGGTGAGGAGGTAGTTGAGGGAGGCGATGGGGGCGCGCCAGGGCAGTCGGCGGGTCACGCGCAGCCACTTGATGTGCTGGTTGACCATCGAGTCGACGATGTGCACGAAGGCCTCGTAGCAGGAGAACAGCCCGTGCCGGCCGGTCAGAAGATAGCCCTCCAGCCAGCCCTGGCAGGCGTGTTCCGACAGGATCTCCATCACCCGGCCGTGCCGGTCGAGATGTTCGTCCACGTCCAGGGTTCCGGCCTGCCAGGCCTTGCCGCTGGCGGCGTAGACGGCGTCCAGTCGGTTCGAGGCGGTCTCGTCGGGTCCGACGAGACGGAAGTCGCGCCGGTCGGCGGTGTCCCGCATGACGTGTTCGAGCAACTCGCCCAGCACGCGGGTCGGTTCGTGCAGGGTGGCACCGGGCTTGTCGACGGGGACGGCGTACCGCTCCAGCGGCGGCAGTGGCAGCTCGCGCAGCAGCAGGCCGCCGTTGGCGTGTGGGGTGGCGCCGAGCCTGCGCGCGCCCGACGGGACGCGGGCGAGGACCTGAGGCCGGGGCCTGCCCTGTTCGTCGAAGAGTTCCTCGGGCCGGTACGAGCGCAGCCACGCCTGAAGCTCACGCAGGTGCTCGGGGTTGTCGCGTACGCCGGCCAGCGGCACCTGGTGCGACCGCCAGGTGCCCTCGACCGGCAGGCCGTCGACCTCCGCCGGGCCGGTCCAGCCCTTCGGCGTGCGGAGCACGATCACGGGCCAGCGGGGGCGCTCGGTGGCGCCGTCGTCGCGGGCGGCGCGCTGGATGGCGGCGATGCGGTCCAGCGCGGCGTCCATGGCGCCCGCCATGGCCCGGTGTACGGCGGCCGGGTCGTCGCCGGTGACGTGGATCGGGTCGTGGCCGTAGCCCCGGAGCAGCTCGTCGAGTTCGGCCTCGGGCAGGCGGGCGAGCACCGTGGGGTTGGCGATCTTGTAACCGTTGAGGTGGAGGATCGGCAGGACGGCACCGTCGTGGACGGGATCGAGGAACTTGTTGGAGTGCCAGGACGTCGCCAGCGGCCCGGTCTCCGCCTCGCCGTCACCGACGACACAGGCCACCAGGAGGTCGGGGTTATCCAGGGCGGCACCGTAGGCGTGCGCCAGGGAGTAGCCCAGCTCGCCGCCCTCGTGGATGGAGCCCGGAGTCTCGGGGGCGACGTGGCTGGGCACGCCACCGGGGAACGAGAACTGCCGGAACAGCCGGGCCATCCCCGCCGCGTCCCGCGTGATGTCCGGGTAGGTCTCGGTGTACGACCCCTCCAGCCAGCTGTTGGCGAGGACGGCGGGCCCGCCGTGCCCGGGCCCCCAGACGCACAGCGCGTCGAGACCGCGGGCCTTGATCACCCGGTTGAGGTGGGTGTGCACGAGGTTCAGGCCCGGGGAGGTGCCCCAGTGGCCCAGGAGGCGGGGTTTGATGTGCTCCGGTCGCAGGGGCTCGGTGAGCAGCGGGTTGGCCAGGAGGTAGATCTGGCCGACGGAGAGATAGTTCGCGGCGCGCCAGTGGGCGTCCAGGGCGTGGAGTTCGTCGTCGGTGAGCTCGGCGGGAGCCGGTCGCGTGTCGACGGACATGGGGTGTCCTTCCGGTCGGGCGGAGGCACGGGGCTCAGGTGGGTGCCCGTGGGGTGCATTTCCACACTCCTCCACACTCCGCCCGGCGGCCGGGTGGCCCGGCAGGGCCGACTGTGCGGCTCTCCTCGGACCTTGAGGTTCGAGATACCGAACAGAGTTCGGTAAGTCGGCCGGAAGGTAGTCAGAAAGTAGGTGTGGGGTCGCAGGGCGTCAATGCTTCGCGCACCATGGAGTGAGGCCTGTGGGAAAGCTGTGGCTCATGAGGCGTACCGCCGCACGTAACCGGCTTTCTCTCCAAGCCCGTTCCGCCGAAGCCCTCCTGACGTTACCGTTCGGTAGACCACACGCTCCGGAGGTGTCCCGCATGACGCTCGACCCTTCCGCCGGCCTGGCGGAGACCGCCCGTGCGCTCGCCGACGGCGAGGTGACCTCGCGTGCCCTCGTCGAGGCGGCCCTGGCCCGGATCGAGGCGACGCAGGGCACGCTGAACGCCTTCAGGATCGTCCGGGCCGAGGCGGCACTCGCCGAGGCCGAGGCCGCCGACCGGGACCTGGCCGCAGGGTCACGCCGCCCACTGCTGGGTGTGCCCGTCGCCGTCAAGGACGACATGGACGTGGCCGGCGAGCCGACCGCGTTCGGCTGCCCGGGTACGTTCGCGCCGGTCGCCGAGGACGGTGAGGCGGTACGGCGGCTGCGCGCGGCCGGCGCGGTGATCGTCGGCAAGACCAACACCTGCGAACTCGGGCAGTGGCCGTTCACCGAGGGGCCGGCGTTCGGCGCGACCCGCAATCCGTGGAACACCGAGCACACGCCGGGCGGTTCGTCCGGTGGCTCGGCGGCGGCGGTCGCCGCGGGTCTGGTGCCGGCCGCGCTCGGCTCGGACGGCGCCGGTTCGGTGCGCATCCCGGCGTCCTGGACCCATCTGATCGGCATCAAGCCGCAGCGCGGGCGCATCTCGACCTGGCCGCGCGGCGAGTCGTTCCAGGGCATCACGGTCAACGGCACCCTGGCCCGCACGGTCGCGGACGCGGCGCTGCTGCTGGACTCCGCCAGCGGCAACCACGACCTGGACCCGCACTGCCCGCCCAGGCTCGACATCTCCGAGGCGGTGGGCCGTGACCCCGGCCGGCTGCGCATCGCCCTCGCGCTGAAGCCGCCGTTCACCGCGCTGCCCGCCCGGCTGCACCCGGAGATCCGGGC
Proteins encoded in this window:
- a CDS encoding NAD(P)H-dependent oxidoreductase, which gives rise to MSVRILALVGSLRAGSHNRQLAEAAVKLAPEGVDVQLFEGLAEVAFYNEDIDVEGSVPAAATRLREAAASADALLLFTPEYNGTIPAVLKNAIDWLSRPYGAGALTGKPVAVVGTAFGQYGGVWAQDETRKALGIAGAKVLEEVKLSIPGSMTRFAATHPADDAEVAAQLTEVVARVHGQASAQAA
- a CDS encoding DUF1876 domain-containing protein gives rise to the protein MEAKQWTVRIYITEDGDDTRARAVLSTGETSTVIGKGVARRNPIDRPVPEIGDELAASRALEDLAVRLHDVAADDIIELAGPVLR
- a CDS encoding universal stress protein, with protein sequence MELPLVVGVDGSNGSLDAVDWAVDEAARHGLPLRLVYACLWERYEGVVPETSLERPAEQVLAEHIVGSAAERARTRNPDVKMTSDVIPADAVSALLEAGRHASALVTGSRGRGELRGLLLGSVGLTVAARAGCPVIVVRGDRVGLAGTHGRILLGAGEPETCGEAVRFAFREAEARRCILDVVRTWRRPAYEAIDHSTSAQEPERQHEEQASAVLDALLADVTADHPAVRVSRTTVEGPARKVLVHRSAASDLVIVGARRRSGHFGLQLGRVNHTLLHHAACPVAVVPQRV
- a CDS encoding phosphoketolase family protein encodes the protein MSVDTRPAPAELTDDELHALDAHWRAANYLSVGQIYLLANPLLTEPLRPEHIKPRLLGHWGTSPGLNLVHTHLNRVIKARGLDALCVWGPGHGGPAVLANSWLEGSYTETYPDITRDAAGMARLFRQFSFPGGVPSHVAPETPGSIHEGGELGYSLAHAYGAALDNPDLLVACVVGDGEAETGPLATSWHSNKFLDPVHDGAVLPILHLNGYKIANPTVLARLPEAELDELLRGYGHDPIHVTGDDPAAVHRAMAGAMDAALDRIAAIQRAARDDGATERPRWPVIVLRTPKGWTGPAEVDGLPVEGTWRSHQVPLAGVRDNPEHLRELQAWLRSYRPEELFDEQGRPRPQVLARVPSGARRLGATPHANGGLLLRELPLPPLERYAVPVDKPGATLHEPTRVLGELLEHVMRDTADRRDFRLVGPDETASNRLDAVYAASGKAWQAGTLDVDEHLDRHGRVMEILSEHACQGWLEGYLLTGRHGLFSCYEAFVHIVDSMVNQHIKWLRVTRRLPWRAPIASLNYLLTSHVWRQDHNGFSHQDPGFVDHILNKSPEVVRVYLPPDANTLLSVADHALRSRDYVNVIVAGKQPCFDWLSMDQARVHCARGAGIWDWAGTEDDTREPDVVLACAGDVPTQEVLAAARLLRAQLPRLAVRVVNVVDIARLLPSEEHPHGMTDFEYDGLFTQDKPVIFAYHGYPWLIHRLAYRRTGHKNMHVRGYKEIGTTTTPFDMVVRNDLDRYRLVMDVIDRVPGLAVRAAAVRQRMEDARLRHHDFIRAHGTDLPEVADWSWDG
- a CDS encoding amidase, whose product is MTLDPSAGLAETARALADGEVTSRALVEAALARIEATQGTLNAFRIVRAEAALAEAEAADRDLAAGSRRPLLGVPVAVKDDMDVAGEPTAFGCPGTFAPVAEDGEAVRRLRAAGAVIVGKTNTCELGQWPFTEGPAFGATRNPWNTEHTPGGSSGGSAAAVAAGLVPAALGSDGAGSVRIPASWTHLIGIKPQRGRISTWPRGESFQGITVNGTLARTVADAALLLDSASGNHDLDPHCPPRLDISEAVGRDPGRLRIALALKPPFTALPARLHPEIRARVVELAEKLAALGHTVEEADPPYGQIGLTFVPRATVGVAERVRDAPDPALLDPRTRDAARLGRLLGGAPLRAARRAEAALHRRIGAFFTSYDVILAPTTAAPPPRIGAMLRLGGLATDRAMIAACPYAWPWNVLGWPGVNVPAGFVAGGLPVGAQLLGPAHSEPLLVSLAAQLEADLRWHELRPPEPVASESPAA